A single genomic interval of Aegicerativicinus sediminis harbors:
- a CDS encoding ExbD/TolR family protein, with protein MNIRGRNKVTPEFNMSSMTDIVFLLLIFFMLASTLVTTNAIDILLPKASGKTENKKSVSVSITKDLRYYIDQKMVGVSMLENELITALGTTDKPTIVLRAEESVPVENVVKVMDIANRNKFKVILAVRPAN; from the coding sequence ATGAATATAAGAGGAAGAAATAAAGTAACACCGGAATTTAACATGTCCTCAATGACTGACATTGTGTTCTTGCTGCTTATATTTTTTATGCTTGCTTCTACCTTGGTAACAACCAATGCCATAGATATTTTATTGCCAAAGGCGAGTGGAAAAACTGAAAATAAAAAGTCTGTTTCTGTTAGTATCACTAAGGATTTGAGGTACTATATCGATCAAAAAATGGTAGGTGTTTCCATGTTGGAAAATGAACTGATTACAGCCTTGGGCACTACAGATAAGCCAACAATAGTGTTGAGAGCTGAAGAAAGCGTACCAGTTGAAAATGTCGTTAAAGTCATGGACATCGCCAACAGAAATAAATTTAAAGTGATATTGGCGGTACGTCCGGCCAATTAA
- a CDS encoding anhydro-N-acetylmuramic acid kinase: MLKNSYKVIGVMSGTSLDGVDLAFIEFQKNANWAFKILCTETVHYDGYWTTKLNSLVNLDDDSLKEIDQLYTSYLSEVISNFMERNGIDNLDAVCSHGHTALHQPNKGLTYQIGNLPILASKLNRTLICDFRVQDVELGGQGAPLVPIGDELLFSEFDYCLNLGGFANISHKYKGRRLAYDLCPANIVLNNLARALGKDYDPAGEIARSGNVNTKILNQLNGLTYYALPIPKSLGLEWVNENVDPILNSVELPIQDKLRTFVEHIAYQVSKDLKDNSSVLATGGGAYNSFLMEQIQQKTNARIIVPEPGIIEFKEALIFGLLGVLKLRNEINVLASVTGAINNHSSGKVYYP, translated from the coding sequence ATGCTTAAAAATAGTTATAAGGTCATTGGAGTCATGTCTGGAACATCGCTCGATGGAGTTGACTTAGCCTTTATTGAGTTTCAGAAAAATGCAAATTGGGCATTCAAAATTTTATGTACTGAAACTGTGCATTATGATGGCTATTGGACAACCAAATTGAATTCACTAGTTAATTTAGATGATGATAGTCTTAAGGAGATAGATCAACTATATACGAGTTATTTGTCGGAGGTCATAAGTAACTTCATGGAAAGGAATGGTATAGATAATTTAGATGCTGTTTGTTCCCATGGACATACGGCTTTGCATCAGCCAAATAAAGGACTCACTTATCAAATAGGAAATCTCCCTATTCTTGCATCTAAACTCAATCGAACTTTGATTTGTGATTTTAGGGTTCAAGATGTAGAACTTGGGGGTCAAGGTGCACCATTAGTGCCGATAGGAGATGAATTATTATTTTCAGAATTTGATTATTGTTTGAATCTGGGTGGTTTTGCTAACATTTCCCATAAATACAAAGGGCGAAGGTTGGCTTATGATTTGTGTCCTGCCAATATAGTATTGAATAATTTAGCAAGGGCACTGGGTAAAGACTATGATCCAGCTGGAGAAATTGCGCGGTCAGGAAATGTGAATACTAAAATTTTAAACCAACTGAATGGACTGACCTACTATGCTTTACCTATTCCTAAATCATTGGGGTTAGAATGGGTAAATGAGAATGTAGATCCTATTTTAAATTCCGTTGAATTACCCATTCAAGATAAGTTGAGAACATTTGTAGAGCATATAGCATATCAGGTTAGTAAAGATCTTAAAGACAATTCAAGTGTATTAGCTACAGGCGGTGGCGCATATAATTCATTCTTAATGGAACAGATTCAACAGAAAACCAATGCAAGGATAATTGTTCCAGAACCTGGTATTATTGAATTTAAAGAAGCTCTAATTTTTGGATTATTAGGAGTCTTAAAACTTCGAAATGAGATAAATGTACTTGCAAGCGTCACAGGTGCAATAAATAATCATAGTAGCGGAAAGGTTTATTATCCTTAA
- a CDS encoding energy transducer TonB, with protein sequence MKYLETKHERNSAKITALIVVILLLLLFVVGPPYLDPPEEYGVAVNFGSTDFGSGNVQPKAPLKPAPSKPVEEIKKVDPEPVKAQPAAAEPKKENVLTEDNEEAIAIKKQKAAAEAKAREEARAKAEAERIEREKREAEERKRREEEAKKKRLDDLIGGVSNSSGTASGGEGPDNKAGDKGQLDGDPYAPSYFGGSGPGKGGVGYGLNGRGRPTHSIFKQDCNEYGLVVVKIEVDRSGRVVAAEPGVRGTTNTAPCLLEPARKIALSHKWPADNNAPARQIGFVSINFSISQ encoded by the coding sequence ATGAAATATTTAGAAACCAAACATGAACGGAACTCAGCAAAGATTACTGCTTTAATAGTCGTGATCTTGCTATTATTACTTTTCGTCGTGGGTCCACCTTATTTAGATCCACCAGAAGAGTATGGTGTTGCCGTTAATTTTGGTTCAACAGATTTTGGCAGCGGTAATGTTCAACCGAAAGCGCCATTAAAGCCCGCGCCTTCAAAACCAGTAGAAGAGATTAAGAAGGTCGATCCAGAACCTGTTAAGGCTCAACCGGCTGCAGCCGAACCTAAAAAAGAGAACGTCCTTACTGAAGATAATGAGGAGGCTATTGCAATAAAGAAGCAAAAAGCTGCTGCTGAGGCTAAAGCGCGAGAAGAAGCTAGAGCAAAAGCAGAGGCAGAAAGAATTGAAAGAGAAAAGAGAGAAGCTGAGGAGAGAAAACGAAGAGAAGAGGAGGCAAAGAAAAAGAGATTGGATGATTTAATAGGTGGGGTAAGTAATTCCTCCGGTACTGCAAGTGGCGGAGAAGGTCCAGATAATAAAGCTGGAGATAAGGGTCAATTAGATGGAGATCCTTATGCTCCGAGTTATTTTGGTGGGTCTGGACCAGGTAAGGGTGGTGTAGGTTATGGATTAAATGGACGGGGTCGACCGACTCATTCAATCTTCAAACAAGATTGTAATGAATACGGCTTGGTGGTTGTTAAGATTGAAGTTGATAGGAGTGGCAGGGTTGTTGCAGCTGAGCCAGGCGTAAGGGGGACCACTAATACAGCCCCTTGTTTACTAGAACCTGCCAGGAAAATAGCACTTTCACATAAATGGCCAGCAGATAATAATGCACCTGCTAGGCAAATAGGTTTTGTTAGTATAAACTTCAGTATTTCCCAATAG
- the nhaD gene encoding sodium:proton antiporter NhaD → METIVVLVFVFGYLAITLEHSLKIDKLIPALVMMAISWGLISLGLDHFSEWFDSGAHALVDGFADLGHEEKRVLLEETLLHHLGKTAEILVFLLGAMTIVEIIDYFNGFATIKDFVKTRSKRKILWIFSFLAFILSAIIDNLTATIVLISILQKIVKDRDVRLWYAGLIIIAANAGGAWSPIGDVTTTMLWIGNKVSTGHLIGYLFVPSLICMVIPSFIASFLPVFKGELSVTEEEVTEVKSKFSSTMLYLGLGAIIFVPIFKVITHLPPYVGMMLSLGVVAIFAEIYSNTKFSMTEVDSHESDEHADHSPVHHSLSKIELPSILFFLGILLAVAALESLGILFEFASTLEETMPMLGTELHHSGVSDIVVLLLGVASAVIDNVPLVAASLGMFHQPMDDELWHFIAYSAGTGGSMLIIGSAAGVVAMGMEKINFFWYLKKISWLALVGFLAGAFMFMFTRTLF, encoded by the coding sequence ATGGAAACAATTGTAGTCTTAGTCTTTGTGTTTGGGTACTTAGCAATTACTCTGGAACATAGTTTAAAAATTGACAAGTTAATCCCCGCCTTGGTTATGATGGCAATAAGTTGGGGTCTTATTTCATTGGGTCTCGATCATTTTAGTGAATGGTTCGACTCGGGTGCACATGCCCTTGTGGATGGCTTTGCCGACCTAGGTCATGAAGAAAAAAGGGTTCTACTCGAAGAAACTTTGCTACATCATTTAGGGAAAACAGCCGAAATTCTGGTATTCCTGCTAGGTGCAATGACCATTGTTGAAATAATTGATTATTTCAATGGATTTGCTACCATTAAAGATTTTGTAAAAACAAGGAGTAAAAGAAAAATTCTTTGGATCTTTTCATTTTTAGCGTTTATTCTATCTGCAATCATTGATAACCTTACAGCTACTATTGTTTTAATTTCTATCCTACAAAAAATTGTGAAAGATAGAGATGTTCGTCTTTGGTATGCTGGTTTGATTATTATCGCAGCTAACGCTGGTGGAGCTTGGTCACCAATCGGGGATGTTACCACTACCATGTTGTGGATAGGAAATAAGGTTTCCACTGGTCATTTGATAGGTTATTTATTTGTTCCTTCTTTAATTTGTATGGTTATCCCATCTTTTATTGCATCATTTCTACCAGTATTTAAGGGAGAGTTGAGTGTAACCGAAGAGGAAGTTACAGAAGTAAAGTCAAAATTTAGCTCAACGATGCTATACCTTGGTTTAGGAGCTATCATATTTGTTCCTATTTTCAAAGTTATAACACATTTGCCACCTTATGTAGGTATGATGTTGTCCTTGGGAGTGGTGGCAATATTTGCGGAGATTTACAGTAACACAAAATTTAGTATGACGGAGGTTGATTCTCACGAAAGTGATGAACATGCAGACCATAGCCCTGTTCATCATTCCTTATCTAAAATTGAATTACCGAGTATACTATTTTTCTTAGGGATACTTTTAGCAGTAGCGGCTTTAGAATCTCTAGGTATTTTATTCGAATTTGCTTCAACTTTGGAAGAAACCATGCCAATGCTTGGCACAGAACTTCATCATTCTGGTGTTTCGGATATTGTCGTTCTTCTATTGGGTGTAGCCTCAGCCGTAATTGATAATGTGCCCTTGGTAGCTGCTAGTTTGGGCATGTTCCATCAACCAATGGATGATGAATTATGGCATTTTATAGCCTACTCAGCAGGAACTGGAGGAAGTATGTTAATCATTGGCTCAGCGGCAGGTGTTGTGGCTATGGGAATGGAAAAAATCAACTTCTTCTGGTACCTCAAGAAAATCTCTTGGTTGGCTTTAGTTGGATTCCTTGCGGGTGCATTCATGTTTATGTTTACCAGAACATTATTTTAA
- a CDS encoding MotA/TolQ/ExbB proton channel family protein: MISLLLQDGVQEGAEVLTDEESVQKTLSIIELIGSGGTAGMVIIGILFVLLVVAIYIYFERLFAIKAASKVDSNFMNQIKDHVTHGKVDSAQILCAQVNSPVSRLINKGITRIGKPLADINTTIENAGRLEIYNLEKNVSILATISGAAPMIGFLGTVIGMILSIFEIANSGGQIDIKLLADGLYTAMTTTVGGLIVGIVAYIAYNHLVVRTNKVVYQMEANSLEFLDHLNEPL, from the coding sequence ATGATTTCATTGTTATTGCAAGATGGAGTGCAAGAAGGTGCAGAAGTTTTAACTGACGAAGAATCAGTTCAGAAGACCCTATCTATCATCGAATTAATTGGTAGTGGCGGTACCGCAGGTATGGTCATTATCGGAATTCTTTTTGTGCTTTTGGTTGTTGCCATTTATATTTATTTTGAACGTTTGTTCGCTATAAAGGCTGCATCAAAGGTAGATTCAAACTTTATGAATCAGATTAAAGACCATGTTACCCATGGCAAGGTGGATTCGGCCCAAATTTTATGTGCCCAAGTAAATTCACCAGTTTCAAGATTAATAAATAAAGGAATTACCCGAATCGGTAAACCTTTGGCCGATATTAATACTACTATAGAAAATGCCGGTCGATTGGAGATATATAACTTGGAGAAAAATGTAAGTATTCTTGCAACAATTTCTGGAGCCGCCCCGATGATTGGATTTCTTGGTACAGTAATTGGTATGATTCTTTCCATATTTGAAATTGCTAATTCAGGCGGACAAATTGATATAAAATTATTGGCAGATGGATTATATACCGCCATGACGACCACTGTAGGTGGTTTAATTGTGGGTATAGTTGCCTACATAGCATATAACCATTTGGTTGTAAGGACTAATAAGGTCGTTTATCAAATGGAAGCAAATTCATTGGAGTTCTTGGATCACTTAAATGAGCCCTTGTAA